One window from the genome of Glycine soja cultivar W05 chromosome 12, ASM419377v2, whole genome shotgun sequence encodes:
- the LOC114379887 gene encoding O-fucosyltransferase 20-like, with protein MAKSKNNAKKLSYISVPSQIINSISSSSLQSLLESPKKCARHSKFFTFVKCMRPRLFFLFTLFFLAFFAMLKFGLNLDTPFPPFPCAPSIGPTKSNLGALDGGDVSVSEAMISSVQLHGAQVPSGVVEDKSEFWEQPDGLGYKPCLDFSREYRRESEGVVMNRRRYLMVVVSGGMNQQRNQIVDAVVIARILGASLVVPILQVNVIWGDESEFADIFDLEHFKSVLVNDVRVVSALPSTHLMTRPVEGSPLPHATPSWIRSHYLRRFNREGVLLLRGLDSRLTKDLPPDLQKLRCKVAFQALRFAKPVQELGNDIAEQMKSKGPYLALHLRMEKDVWVRTGCLPGLSPEYDEIVNNERIKRPELLTAKSNMTYHGRKLAGLCPLNALEVTRLLKGLGAPKNARIYWAGGQPLGGKEALQPLINEFPHLYSKEDLALPGELEPFANKASLMAAIDYIVSEKSDVFMPSHGGNMGHALQGHRAYAGHKKYITPNKRQMLPYFLNSSLPEKEFNRIIKELHQDSLGQPELRTSKSGRDVTKYPVPECMCNDDSHHHSS; from the exons ATGGCCAAGTCCAAGAACAATGCCAAGAAGTTGTCCTACATCTCAGTTCCATCTCAGATCATCAACTCCATCTCATCTTCATCTCTTCAATCTCTGCTTGAATCTCCCAAGAAGTGTGCAAGGCACTCCAAATTCTTCACCTTTGTCAAGTGCATGAGGCCAAGActcttcttccttttcaccCTCTTTTTCCTTGCTTTCTTTGCCATGCTCAAGTTTGGCCTCAATCTTGACACCCCTTTTCCTCCATTCCCATGTGCACCCTCAATAGGCCCCACAAAATCCAATCTTGGAGCTTTGGATGGTGGTGATGTTAGTGTTTCAGAGGCTATGATTAGCAGTGTGCAGTTACATGGTGCACAGGTTCCAAGTGGGGTGGTTGAAGATAAGAGTGAGTTTTGGGAGCAGCCAGATGGGTTGGGGTACAAGCCTTGCTTGGATTTCAGTAGGGAGTATAGGAGGGAGAGTGAAGGGGTTGTGATGAACAGGAGGAGGTACCTCATGGTGGTGGTTTCTGGAGGGATGAATCAGCAGAGGAATCAGATTGTTGATGCTGTTGTCATTGCTAGGATTCTTGGGGCTTCTTTGGTTGTCCCCATATTGCAAGTCAATGTCATTTGGGGAGATGaaag TGAATTTGCTGATATATTCGATTTGGAGCACTTCAAGAGTGTTCTTGTCAATGATGTGCGGGTGGTTTCTGCATTACCATCAACACACCTAATGACAAGGCCAGTGGAGGGGAGCCCTCTCCCTCATGCCACTCCCAGTTGGATTCGGTCACACTATCTCAGAAGA TTCAACAGAGAAGGTGTCTTGCTTTTACGTGGATTGGATTCGAGGCTAACAAAGGATCTTCCTCCCGATCTTCAGAAGCTTCGATGCAAG GTTGCTTTTCAGGCATTAAGGTTTGCAAAGCCTGTTCAGGAACTCGGTAACGATATTGCTGAGCAAATGAAAAGCAAGGGACCCTACCTTGCTCTTCATCTACGGATGGAAAAGGATGTCTGGGTGAGAACTGGTTGTCTACCCGGTTTGAGTCCTGAGTATGATGAGATTGTTAACAACGAGAGGATAAAACGGCCTGAACTCTTGACAGCAAAATCAAACATGACTTACCATGGAAGGAAACTGGCTGGCCTCTGCCCCTTGAATGCTTTGGAGGTTACaag GCTGCTTAAAGGTCTAGGTGCTCCAAAAAATGCAAGAATTTATTGGGCTGGAGGACAACCACTGGGTGGAAAAGAGGCCTTACAACCATTAATCAATGAGTTTCCACATCTTTACAGTAAGGAAGATCTTGCTTTGCCTGGAGAGCTAGAACCATTTGCAAATAAAGCTTCTCTAATGGCTGCCATAGATTACATAGTCTCTGAGAAGAGTGATGTTTTCATGCCATCTCATGGAGGCAATATGGGCCATGCACTTCAG GGTCACCGGGCCTATGCGGGACACAAGAAATATATAACACCAAACAAAAGACAGATGCTCCCCTATTTTCTAAATTCTTCCCTCCCTGAAAAAGAGTTCAATAGGATTATCAAGGAATTGCATCAGGATTCATTAGGTCAGCCAGAACTCAGGACTAGCAAGTCTGGGAGGGATGTCACCAAGTATCCTGTTCCTGAGTGCATGTGCAATGATGACTCTCATCATCATTCTTCCTAA